The Desmonostoc muscorum LEGE 12446 genome includes a region encoding these proteins:
- a CDS encoding ATP-binding protein, translated as MKSELHVPSDLNFLNIVENWLLGCLKIQLGDSVDWSRQSSRLRLALVEAYSNAVRHAHRDKPNLPILLRLELQDRDLALEVWDYGEGFDMSTYYAPDPVEKQEGGYGWLIMNRLMDKVDYKLQINGANCLKLEATLPELVK; from the coding sequence ATGAAAAGTGAGCTTCATGTACCAAGTGATTTGAATTTTCTCAATATTGTCGAGAACTGGTTGCTGGGATGTTTGAAAATCCAGCTAGGTGACTCAGTGGATTGGTCGCGCCAATCGAGTCGTTTGAGATTAGCTTTGGTGGAAGCTTACTCAAATGCAGTACGCCACGCCCATAGGGATAAACCAAACTTGCCCATTCTACTACGTTTGGAACTCCAAGACCGAGATCTTGCCCTAGAAGTTTGGGACTACGGCGAAGGCTTTGATATGTCTACATACTATGCTCCCGACCCTGTTGAAAAACAAGAAGGTGGTTATGGTTGGCTGATTATGAATCGTCTTATGGATAAAGTAGACTACAAGTTGCAGATTAATGGCGCTAACTGTCTCAAGTTAGAAGCTACTTTACCCGAATTAGTCAAATGA
- a CDS encoding SpoIIE family protein phosphatase, protein MAETGVDKLKLMVVDDEPDNLDLLYRTFRRDFQVYKANHALGALEMLEKVGEMAVIISDQRMPEMSGSEFFSRTVERFPDTIRILLTGFTDVEDLVDAINSGQVFKYITKPWNPERLRALVEQATDTYRVVKKRTQELRRALRRESLFNAVTTAIRESLDYDSMLEKTVATIGQTFEATSCLLRPVEGDRLTSDLFSYYDPQSDVLDCAFDPNALIEKALQTRHYQLAQEIYDGNPCHHLVVPLSYQQHLVAVLALHQWGRDRPWEDEDIQLIAGVTEQAALALSQAKLYQRLQEKQQQIHNELEVARQIQYNLLRQSLPDIKGVKVQACCYPAREVGGDFFEVFVHPKGDLWLAVGDVSGKGVPAALFMASVISVLRRELSQEAPAQPNIVMQNLNHALSEDLISNNYFITLVLACYTPSTRELVYTNAGHIYPLLWSHKAASADSPNYLKVRSVPLGILPKWQAQSCSLVLDPGDTLLLASDGITEAMVSNHSNGSAKALSGIEPSDRSMLNQDGLWQLLQQEQKPLSLNHLVARIQADNHVQEDDQTILSLEIL, encoded by the coding sequence ATGGCTGAGACAGGGGTGGACAAACTCAAGCTCATGGTGGTAGACGATGAGCCGGATAACTTAGATTTACTCTACCGCACTTTTAGACGGGATTTTCAAGTATACAAAGCTAATCATGCTCTTGGTGCTTTGGAAATGTTGGAGAAAGTTGGCGAGATGGCTGTGATTATTTCTGACCAAAGAATGCCAGAAATGAGTGGGAGCGAATTTTTTAGTCGCACGGTGGAACGGTTTCCGGACACAATTCGGATTTTGTTGACTGGTTTTACTGATGTGGAAGATTTGGTAGATGCGATTAACTCTGGTCAAGTATTCAAGTACATCACCAAACCCTGGAATCCGGAGCGACTCAGAGCGCTAGTTGAGCAAGCCACGGATACATACCGCGTAGTCAAGAAACGCACCCAAGAGTTACGTCGGGCTTTACGGCGAGAATCTTTGTTTAATGCGGTAACAACGGCAATTCGAGAGTCTTTAGACTACGACAGTATGCTGGAAAAGACTGTAGCAACTATTGGACAAACATTTGAAGCTACCAGTTGCTTGCTTAGACCTGTAGAAGGCGATCGCCTAACATCAGACCTGTTCTCATACTACGATCCTCAATCCGATGTATTGGATTGTGCCTTCGACCCCAATGCTTTAATTGAAAAAGCCCTGCAAACCCGTCATTATCAACTTGCTCAAGAAATTTACGACGGTAACCCCTGTCATCATCTGGTTGTGCCACTTAGCTACCAGCAACATCTGGTGGCTGTGTTGGCTCTCCATCAATGGGGACGCGATCGCCCCTGGGAAGACGAAGACATCCAACTGATTGCAGGTGTAACTGAACAAGCAGCCTTAGCTCTCTCTCAAGCAAAACTCTACCAGCGCCTCCAGGAAAAACAACAGCAGATTCACAATGAGTTAGAGGTGGCTCGCCAAATTCAATATAATCTGCTACGCCAAAGTTTACCTGATATCAAAGGTGTGAAGGTACAAGCCTGCTGCTATCCGGCACGGGAAGTAGGAGGAGATTTTTTTGAAGTGTTTGTCCATCCCAAAGGCGATTTGTGGTTGGCTGTAGGTGATGTTTCTGGTAAGGGCGTTCCAGCTGCTTTATTTATGGCTAGTGTTATTTCCGTTTTGCGCCGGGAATTATCTCAAGAAGCGCCAGCCCAGCCAAATATCGTCATGCAGAACCTTAACCACGCTCTGAGTGAAGATTTGATTAGCAATAATTATTTCATCACTCTTGTGTTGGCCTGTTATACCCCTAGCACTAGGGAACTCGTTTACACTAATGCTGGTCATATTTATCCACTATTATGGTCACACAAAGCGGCATCAGCCGACAGTCCCAACTACCTCAAAGTCCGCAGCGTTCCTTTAGGGATATTGCCCAAATGGCAAGCACAGTCTTGTAGCTTGGTTCTCGATCCTGGAGACACATTACTACTAGCTAGTGATGGCATTACAGAAGCAATGGTATCAAATCACTCAAATGGTTCAGCAAAAGCCCTATCTGGCATTGAGCCAAGCGATCGCTCTATGCTAAACCAAGATGGTCTTTGGCAACTCTTACAACAAGAGCAAAAACCGCTTTCTCTGAACCATTTAGTAGCTCGCATCCAGGCAGATAACCACGTCCAAGAAGATGATCAAACTATACTCTCGCTGGAGATTTTGTAA
- a CDS encoding HAD-IA family hydrolase: protein MTQKVIIFDFDGTIADTVDALVSIANRLAVDFGYIQITPDQLALFKNLTSREIIKYSGVSLFKIPFLVKKVKGELKSKIPELKPIPGIQEALIELQAQGYKLGIITSNSKENVTQFLEINDLNHLFDFIYSGITIFGKTTIINNVLRQKQLKPQDVIYVGDETRDIEASKKANIQVIAVTWGFNSPEVLAKQNPDYLIHQPSELLEVMK from the coding sequence ATGACCCAAAAAGTAATTATTTTTGATTTTGATGGCACAATTGCCGATACAGTAGATGCCCTTGTTAGTATTGCTAATCGTCTAGCTGTAGACTTTGGTTATATCCAAATCACTCCAGACCAATTAGCTCTATTCAAAAACTTAACATCTAGGGAAATTATTAAGTATTCCGGAGTTTCACTGTTTAAAATACCTTTTCTAGTTAAAAAGGTTAAAGGAGAATTAAAAAGCAAAATCCCCGAATTAAAGCCCATTCCTGGAATTCAAGAAGCATTAATAGAACTCCAAGCTCAAGGCTATAAGCTGGGAATTATCACTTCTAATTCCAAAGAAAATGTGACGCAATTCCTCGAAATCAATGATTTAAATCACTTATTTGATTTTATATATTCAGGAATTACAATTTTTGGTAAAACAACGATTATTAATAATGTATTGAGGCAAAAACAACTCAAGCCTCAAGATGTAATTTATGTCGGAGATGAAACTAGAGATATAGAAGCTTCAAAAAAAGCAAATATTCAAGTAATTGCAGTGACTTGGGGCTTTAATTCACCAGAAGTACTAGCTAAGCAAAATCCAGATTATTTAATTCACCAACCTAGCGAATTACTGGAAGTTATGAAGTGA
- a CDS encoding nuclear transport factor 2 family protein, with protein MTSAEISPVQPSSEFKIEGITETRVLRYFETLNAGEFEETAALFAKDGVMHPPLESDIVGCDAIAAYLKQEAQNIKAYPNRGISDTLENGNIQVQVTGKAQTSWCGVNVLWIFILNQQRQILYTRIKLLASPQELLSLRPQK; from the coding sequence ATGACATCTGCTGAAATATCCCCAGTACAGCCTTCATCAGAATTCAAGATTGAGGGAATTACAGAAACAAGGGTACTGCGGTATTTTGAAACATTAAATGCAGGAGAATTTGAGGAAACTGCGGCCTTATTTGCCAAGGATGGTGTGATGCATCCACCATTGGAATCTGATATTGTTGGATGTGATGCGATCGCAGCTTACTTAAAACAAGAAGCCCAAAACATTAAAGCTTACCCCAATAGAGGAATAAGCGACACTTTGGAAAACGGTAACATCCAAGTCCAAGTCACAGGCAAGGCACAAACTTCTTGGTGCGGCGTAAATGTCTTGTGGATATTTATCCTCAACCAACAACGGCAAATTTTATATACTAGAATCAAACTTTTAGCCTCACCTCAAGAGTTACTATCTTTACGCCCTCAAAAATAG
- a CDS encoding response regulator transcription factor, producing the protein MSKIRIALIEDHDLTRVGIRTALLQKDEIEIVGEAANAAEGLKMLKLLQPDIAIVDIGLPDKDGIELTREVKSTTNSEELSTKVLILTLRDNREAVLAAFAAGADSYCMKDIKFDNLLEAVRVTYNGNAWIDPAIARIVLQQAQQNPQKSESAFVDTKTVAPNPDFAENLEGIEPYTLTERELEVLQLIVEGCSNAVIAERLYITVGTVKTHVRNILNKLCADDRTQAAVRALRSGLVG; encoded by the coding sequence ATGAGTAAAATTCGTATCGCTCTGATTGAAGATCATGACCTGACTCGTGTGGGTATTCGGACAGCACTACTACAAAAGGATGAAATTGAAATTGTAGGGGAAGCTGCCAATGCCGCCGAGGGACTAAAAATGTTAAAACTGCTACAACCAGATATTGCCATAGTAGATATTGGTTTACCAGATAAGGATGGCATTGAGTTGACACGGGAGGTAAAATCTACTACTAATAGCGAAGAGTTAAGCACAAAGGTGTTAATTTTGACACTGCGGGATAATCGAGAAGCGGTATTGGCGGCTTTTGCCGCTGGGGCGGACTCTTACTGTATGAAGGATATTAAATTTGATAATTTGCTGGAAGCAGTGCGAGTCACTTACAATGGCAACGCCTGGATCGATCCGGCGATCGCTCGAATTGTATTACAACAAGCGCAACAAAATCCCCAAAAGTCCGAATCGGCTTTTGTAGATACCAAGACCGTTGCCCCTAATCCTGATTTTGCGGAGAATCTGGAAGGAATTGAACCCTACACCCTGACAGAAAGGGAGTTAGAAGTGTTACAGTTGATTGTCGAAGGTTGTAGCAATGCAGTAATTGCGGAAAGGCTTTACATCACTGTCGGAACTGTTAAAACTCACGTCCGCAATATTTTGAATAAGCTATGTGCCGATGACCGTACCCAAGCAGCAGTCCGCGCCTTGCGTTCTGGGTTAGTGGGATAA